From the genome of Candidatus Angelobacter sp.:
GGAATCGCGCAGATGGCGAGCGCAGCGCCCGTCCGGGTCGCGGGCAAAACGTTCTGCGGCATCAAATGTAGCAGCGGTTCCCTCAAGAATTGCGGCAGCTTCGCGATCTGTGTTGCGAGCGAATCCTGACCGGAGGAAAAAACCAGGTCCGTGACCACCCTGACCACGAGTACCAGCAGCGCATTGGAGAGGGCATAGAGGGCACCGAAGCAAATCCCCAGCACCATGCGCGTCCGGTACGGTCTGGCAAATTGCAGCAGTTTGCGGAGGAATTCGACCATCGATATTGCGCGGATTATGTCGCGCGCCGCCGTGTGACGCGAGGATTTTCCGCCTTCGAGAAGGTGGCGGACAGGAGAGCGAGAGGTCAGCCTCGGGCCGGCTCGGCGTCCGGGAAACTCACCGGCGGGCGCCCGGCGCGGATGTTTGTTTCCGCATTATCGCCGATCGACCATTCGGTTTACCTGTAGGCCGGCTTCAGACGATGCAAAAGCAGCTTGAGCCACTTCCTGAGCGCATTTTTGGGGAAGTTTCTGTGCACGTAAGCACAGTGCTTGTACGTAATCCGATGGTAATCGTGATTGCGCAACCATGAATCAACCCGCTTCTCGAACAGCTCTCCGCCGTACTGCGGATACCGTGCCGAGTCCGCATGTGTTTCGTTGTAGATCGGCGCCTGAAAATCCGCGGCGCGGACCAGGTAGCACTGGTCGGAAAAACCGGAACCAATAAAAAATTTGTCGTTCTCGTCAAAGGAGGAGCGTCTGGCTTCGCCAAGCCTGTGGTTCCAGACGGGGTTGGCGACTCTGACCCGTCCGTTCATCTCGAATTGTTCCAAGGCGTCCACCACCCAGTCCGAAGTTGCGGCGGGAATCGCATCGCCCGAAAAATGGAGAAGGAACTCAGTGTCGCAACGGTAAATGCTGACCAGCTCGGAAATGGAGTACACGTAACCCCGCCCGAGCGAGTCCCTGGACAACTGAAAAAAATCCAACGCCTCCCTTGCATGATCCTCTACCAGACAGAAATCCGTCAGTACATTTGCCTTCACCAGCTTTTCCGCGTAAGCGCGAACCTTGGCGCCGTCTCTCACATTGTTGATAAAAAGAATCCTCTCCGCGAAGGGGAAGTTGTTTCGGGCGATCATCCGTTCCAGCCGCCGCGTCTTCAACAAAAACTCCCAGTCTCCCTCCCAGCATTTCGTTTCGAATGTAACCGATGGGGAATTGATCATTCGTTCCTGGACAGGAATTTCCAAACAGCAATCATCTGAATCAAACCCGCGTCCGTCGCGAGTCGTACCGGCTCGCGACGCAGGACAATTTCATGAGGAATAGCCGACATGCGACGGCCAAATGTTGACGACACGAGCGCGCTCCCGCCAGTATTATTTGGAGTCAGGGATCTCCAGGTTGAGCGCGTCTTTCCAATAGTCATTCAGGAAGCGGTCCATCTCGGCGCGCAACCAATCGGCATCGAAAAGATCGTCCAACTTGTCCCGGCGGCCATACACCTGGCCGCTGTACCAGTGGTGGTACGCCAGGGCGCGGCCCTCAAAAAGGTACACCTGGCCCAAACCGTAACCGGTGTGCGCCGAGTCCAGTGTTAACACGCCGTCGGCCTGATTTCTCCGCACGAGTTCGGTCAGCCCGTAGTATCGTTCGAGGGGATGCGGTCCCCATTCGCCGCGCCAGATAAACGGTTTGCGCGACGACGACCGCACACGCGGCACATTTAGCGCCATCAAGCTGGCGTGAACAAACTCGGGCCGGGAGCGAAACCGGAAGTTCGTCAGCTCGGGGCGGACACGACACAAACGCGGATTTGTCAGCCACATCTCGTCGCGCGGTCCTGTGAGCGCCTTGCCGTCCTCAAGTATTCGAACCAACGGATCAAGACGGCCGAGCAGCAGACAATCCTGGTCGAGAAAAATCCCGCAAGGGCTCGTAATGCGGCCGAACATGTAATTCAACAGTCCGGTGTGACGATGCCGCCCCACCAAAGGATGCAGTGTCGCGCCATGTCGTTCGCAGGCGGTCCTTGCCGCCATGAATTCAGGCCATGCCGAACTGGCGTCCGCGACGATCACCCGTGCTTCGGGGTGAAAGCGCCGGATCGAATGCAGGCTCGCGTTCAGAAACGCCGGGGAGTTGAAATGGGCTATGCAAAACGTAAGAGGGGACAACGGCGGGCTGGCACGCCGTTGGCAGCGAAAAGCCGCAACCGCACAGAGTCGCCGCCAACTTTCACTGACACTTGCGCGCGAGGGTTCGGGTCGCCCCATATCTCAATGCGAACAAGACTGGCTCAGACGACAACCCACTACAAGAAGGACTTCCGGCGGAGAGCGCGGTCTGATAGGCTTTCAGAAATGAATCGATCTTTGCAATGCTCCAGTGACCGGAGAGAGTCAGCAATGACCGGACTCAAGTTGAGTTCATTTTCTGCCGGCTCGCTCCCGCGAAAACAGAAGAGCGGGCCTTGAGCAATCCCTGGACAAAGACCCGGGTCATGCTCGCGAACACCGGCGTTCGCGGCACGGCTGGATTTCTCTGCAAGGAACGAATCTGGCGGTTCGCCCGGTTCGTCGCGGCGCCGGCATTCAAAGCATGGACCTATCAGCTCCGCTCCCGTTTTTCGCCAGGTCCGGTGTATGCGCGCGCGGGGTCGAGTGATCGACGCGTCTTCCGGCAGGTGCTCCTGAACCTCGAGTATGATTGCTTTCCCAGCGTGCGAGAGCCGGGGTTGATTGTCGATTGCGGCGCCAATGTCGGTTATGCTTCCGTGTTTTTTTTAGGGCGCTACCCGTCCGCCCATGTCATCGCGATCGAACCGGACCCGGACAACTTCGCGCTCCTGCGGCGCAACACCGCTCCGTACGGTGAACGTGCCACCATTATTCAAAGCGGAGTGTGGTCTCACGCCACCGGCCTCACCATTCGACGTGGTGAATTTGGCGACGGACGTGAGTGGGCCACGCAAGTTGTCGAAACGCCCCGAGGTCAAACGCCTGACATTCAGGCGGTGGATCTTGGCGGTATTCTGCTCACTTCAGGGTTCCCACGCATCGATATTCTCAAGGTGGACATTGAACGCGCGGAAATCGAGCTGTTCGGACACGGCACGGAACGCTGGCTGGATCGGGTGGGTAATCTGGCCATCGAACTGCATGACGAAGAGTGCGAAAAAATCCTGTTCCGGGCCGTTCAGGGATGGGGGTACACGATGTCGCACCATGGTGAATTAACGGTTTTGGAGGGGTTGCGCGCACCGATTGTTTCAGCCGGCGAAAGTCTTCCCAAGGACGGATGAAAGATTGGGAACGGCGAGGTTGCCAAGCAAGCAATATGTTATCAGCAAAGCTAGGTTATCCGCGCGAACAATCTCACCGCACGGCAAACAAATAAAGTGCTTCGACGGCTAACTGAGTGGCGTAGCCCAAAATCCGTGCGCAACGCATCAGGGCATGCGCAGCGACTCGGCCATTCTGGAATGGAAAACTGCCCAAGGCCAGCATCACGTTTACTGCGCAATGAAAGGGTGCCGCCAAGAAGCGTCCGACAGCGAAAAGCCAACGGTCACGCCCGCGAGTCATTCGGCGCAGCCTTAATAGGGCGCTCGACCGGCCTTGGCTAAACTGGTTGCGAAGCTGCCATTTGAACCGAAGGCGTTCCGCAGAAACAGAGTGCTTGATCCGCGCGCAAGGCTGCCACCAGATCTCGTAGCCAGCTTTTTGCAGGCGGTCGTTTAAAT
Proteins encoded in this window:
- a CDS encoding FkbM family methyltransferase — protein: MSNPWTKTRVMLANTGVRGTAGFLCKERIWRFARFVAAPAFKAWTYQLRSRFSPGPVYARAGSSDRRVFRQVLLNLEYDCFPSVREPGLIVDCGANVGYASVFFLGRYPSAHVIAIEPDPDNFALLRRNTAPYGERATIIQSGVWSHATGLTIRRGEFGDGREWATQVVETPRGQTPDIQAVDLGGILLTSGFPRIDILKVDIERAEIELFGHGTERWLDRVGNLAIELHDEECEKILFRAVQGWGYTMSHHGELTVLEGLRAPIVSAGESLPKDG